The sequence below is a genomic window from Clostridium putrefaciens.
AAGGATATGGGAATGAGGGTTGCGCATAATTTAGTTTCTTCTAATATATTAGATTATATTGAGCTCTCACCAGATTATAGTATAATTGAGGTTAAATGTCCTAAACAGTGGGCAGGTAAGACTTTATCAGATTTGAATGTTAGAGCTAATCATGGTATTAATATAATGGCTGTGAGAAAGAAACACGAAATAAATATTTCTCCAATGGCAGAAGATATAATTGATCCTACGGATATATTAATTGTTATAGGTGCAGAGGATGATTTATCAAGATTAGAAAGTACTATGTCTGTAGACTAAAGTAGGGGGGATAAGGACTTTGAATCTAATTGAAAGTAAAAATAACCCACTGATTAAAGAAGTAAAAAAACTTCATGAAAAAAAGTACAGACTTCTAATGGGGAAATTTATAGTAGAAGGTCTTAGATTTGTAGGTGAAGCTTTAACACAAGGTGATTTAGTAGACTCCTTATTTATAAGTAGAAGTTATGTAGATAAATATAATCATTTATTAGACAATAATTTAATAAATGGAAAAAACATTTTTATAGTTGAGGATAATATTTTTAAATCCTTATGTTATACAGAAAGTCCTCAGGGAATAATATCTGTTTGTAATATAACTAAAGAAAAAATTAATATTACAGATGGATTTTATATTCTTGTAGATAAGGTACAAGACCCTGGTAATTTAGGAACTATAATAAGATCTGCCCATGCAAGTGGTGCAAAAGCAGTTATATTAACTAAGGGAACAGTGGACTTGTATAATTCTAAAGTGCTGAGATCTACTATGGGATCTATTTTCTATATACCAATAATAGAAGATGATAAGTTTGAATATATAAATTCACTAAAGGATAAAGGGTTTAAATTTTTAGTTAGTAGTTTAGATACAGATAAAAACTTTTATGATATAGATTTAACTAAAAACTTAGTTATATGTGTGGGTAATGAAGGTAATGGAATTAGTGAAGAAATTTATAAATTAAGTGATATTAAAGCTAAGATACCCATGCCAGGTGGGGCTGAATC
It includes:
- a CDS encoding TrmH family RNA methyltransferase, coding for MNLIESKNNPLIKEVKKLHEKKYRLLMGKFIVEGLRFVGEALTQGDLVDSLFISRSYVDKYNHLLDNNLINGKNIFIVEDNIFKSLCYTESPQGIISVCNITKEKINITDGFYILVDKVQDPGNLGTIIRSAHASGAKAVILTKGTVDLYNSKVLRSTMGSIFYIPIIEDDKFEYINSLKDKGFKFLVSSLDTDKNFYDIDLTKNLVICVGNEGNGISEEIYKLSDIKAKIPMPGGAESLNVSIAASIMMFEVIRQINSSIEFI